In the genome of Candidatus Nitrosotenuis sp. DW1, one region contains:
- a CDS encoding DNA-directed DNA polymerase II small subunit codes for MIRDVSSALDFALNKGFQIHPNALRILEQIDVKELEKIIKQVVREKERQKLFLISQQDLEVFLGIAEDEILDDFHEILFDPTTKIATAEGVDGFTALFSSRYAKLKKIISNRPESKMLKSISSVISTKSKEEIYVCGLVTDRKTDRNITKITIDDITGSIETIVIDEDLQSVASSLLMDQFIMEKIVAAKNGGFIVKDIILPDIPDHLPNRSKTETYALFLSDLHIGSKYFMEKEFLEMISWLSSPDPIARRVRFVVLGGDVVDGIGIYPNQDKELVALDTSAQLQMVFDILDKIPKHIKVFIAPGNHDPGRRALPQPAIPAKYNPNLWGRKNFFMIGNPAMVSLNGVKVLIFHGQSIDDIVKTTPGLSYDKPAKVMQYLLRARHMSPIYGSQTPIAPELEDLMVIDEVPDIFHGGHVHVIDLDLYRGVLILNSGAWQAQTPFQTSVGITPTPGMAVLVNLKTFKVYTKDFASKN; via the coding sequence ATGATAAGGGATGTCAGTTCTGCGTTAGATTTTGCATTAAACAAGGGCTTTCAGATCCATCCAAACGCGCTCAGAATTCTAGAGCAGATTGATGTGAAGGAATTAGAGAAAATCATCAAGCAGGTTGTTCGAGAAAAAGAAAGGCAGAAACTGTTCCTGATTAGCCAGCAGGATCTTGAGGTATTTTTGGGAATCGCAGAAGATGAGATTCTAGACGATTTTCATGAAATTCTGTTTGATCCAACCACAAAGATTGCCACGGCTGAGGGAGTTGACGGCTTTACTGCGTTATTCTCAAGTAGGTACGCCAAGCTAAAGAAAATCATATCAAACCGTCCAGAATCAAAAATGCTCAAATCCATCTCATCAGTGATTTCAACCAAATCAAAGGAAGAAATCTATGTCTGCGGCCTTGTAACGGACAGAAAAACGGACAGAAACATAACCAAGATAACCATAGATGACATTACAGGTTCGATTGAGACCATAGTCATTGACGAAGATCTGCAAAGTGTAGCGTCCTCCTTGCTGATGGACCAATTTATTATGGAAAAAATCGTAGCTGCAAAGAACGGTGGTTTTATTGTCAAGGATATCATTTTGCCCGACATTCCGGATCATCTGCCAAACCGCTCAAAAACTGAGACTTATGCCCTCTTTTTGTCTGATCTTCATATAGGTAGTAAGTACTTTATGGAAAAAGAGTTCCTAGAGATGATCTCGTGGCTTTCAAGCCCAGATCCAATTGCGCGGAGAGTGAGATTTGTAGTCCTAGGCGGTGACGTAGTAGACGGGATTGGAATCTATCCAAACCAGGACAAGGAGCTAGTAGCCCTTGACACAAGCGCACAACTCCAGATGGTGTTTGATATTTTAGATAAAATTCCAAAACACATCAAGGTCTTCATAGCCCCTGGAAACCACGATCCCGGAAGGCGTGCACTCCCGCAGCCTGCAATTCCTGCAAAATACAACCCAAACCTCTGGGGCAGGAAGAATTTTTTCATGATTGGCAATCCGGCCATGGTTTCGCTAAACGGGGTGAAAGTGCTCATTTTCCATGGTCAGAGCATCGATGATATTGTAAAGACCACACCTGGGTTAAGTTACGACAAGCCTGCAAAGGTCATGCAGTATTTGCTCAGGGCAAGGCACATGAGCCCAATTTATGGCAGCCAGACCCCGATTGCCCCAGAATTAGAGGACCTTATGGTAATTGACGAGGTTCCAGATATTTTCCATGGCGGGCATGTCCATGTCATAGATTTGGATTTGTATAGAGGAGTCCTAATTCTAAATTCCGGCGCATGGCAGGCCCAAACACCGTTCCAGACGAGTGTTGGAATTACACCGACTCCCGGAATGGCGGTTTTGGTTAATCTAAAAACTTTCAAGGTCTACACAAAAGACTTTGCATCAAAAAATTAG
- a CDS encoding stage II sporulation protein M: MLNRRILFFFVFLAVFSTAFSLGAEMDVSEEDASIFLDEFNKLLDSLKGENFGLEIFLHNVEIALPMFIPGFGIVWGIFSAFSTGFAFAAIATTNSLLEKIPPITMIFTTPFGLMELAAYSIGMSRSFLLIVGILKKRSVLQQWKQTVLEIGIVIGLLLLGGIVEAYMIETLAGPNVTLPKVN; the protein is encoded by the coding sequence GTGCTAAATCGGAGAATATTGTTCTTCTTTGTCTTTTTAGCCGTATTCTCAACTGCCTTCTCTCTCGGAGCAGAAATGGATGTATCAGAGGAAGACGCCAGTATTTTCCTAGACGAATTTAACAAATTGCTAGACTCACTAAAGGGAGAAAATTTTGGGCTAGAGATATTTCTTCATAATGTAGAGATTGCGTTACCAATGTTTATCCCAGGCTTTGGTATTGTATGGGGAATATTCTCTGCGTTTTCTACAGGCTTTGCGTTTGCTGCCATAGCTACTACAAACTCACTATTGGAAAAAATCCCGCCAATTACAATGATCTTTACCACACCGTTTGGTCTAATGGAGCTTGCGGCATATTCTATTGGCATGTCACGAAGCTTCCTTTTGATAGTAGGCATTCTCAAAAAAAGATCCGTCTTACAACAATGGAAGCAAACAGTGCTGGAAATCGGCATTGTAATAGGACTATTGCTGCTGGGGGGAATCGTGGAAGCATACATGATTGAAACACTCGCAGGCCCAAACGTCACACTTCCAAAAGTGAACTGA
- a CDS encoding cupredoxin domain-containing protein: MRLVYVAGLVLISVLVGISAQNANAQLGVNKAFTLEGTGYAISGNSVLPATADLQFTINQKGTTAEFVLQNGLLDINGVELTSSDISGTLLRNGQYFRIESKVSDSDNQEFSLKAFGRLVAKTQTNSIYSLTGTLTDSADRSTRLVYTIKVLEFTTAVKPVDTSKKNEVTVRILKGSASPEEQTYKERTNDFFLKYFSEDRISIPVGGTITFVNEDVSTHSLKSGIAHTVSRHKVFTEDGKISSGDILPGKSWSVTFAEPGFYRIFDDKYQWMDTTIFVTQESSSKTLGSGNPRN; encoded by the coding sequence GTGAGACTTGTATACGTGGCAGGTTTGGTACTGATTAGCGTTCTAGTTGGCATATCTGCCCAAAACGCAAACGCCCAGCTTGGCGTCAACAAGGCATTTACCCTTGAGGGAACTGGCTATGCGATATCTGGCAACTCTGTTTTACCCGCGACCGCCGATTTACAATTTACAATAAACCAAAAGGGCACTACGGCCGAATTTGTTCTACAAAATGGATTACTTGACATAAACGGGGTGGAGCTTACTTCCTCTGATATTAGCGGTACATTGCTAAGAAATGGGCAGTACTTTAGAATTGAATCCAAGGTTTCAGATTCTGATAATCAAGAATTTTCACTCAAAGCATTTGGAAGATTGGTGGCAAAAACCCAGACCAACTCTATCTATAGTCTGACTGGAACGTTAACAGATTCTGCAGACAGATCAACAAGACTAGTCTATACGATCAAGGTTTTAGAATTCACAACAGCAGTAAAGCCAGTAGATACAAGCAAAAAGAACGAAGTGACGGTTCGCATTTTGAAGGGCTCTGCAAGTCCAGAGGAGCAGACGTACAAAGAGAGAACCAACGACTTTTTCTTAAAATACTTTTCAGAGGATAGAATATCTATTCCAGTAGGGGGAACAATTACGTTCGTAAATGAGGATGTATCTACTCACAGCCTAAAGAGCGGCATTGCTCATACTGTATCACGCCACAAAGTGTTCACAGAAGACGGCAAGATTTCAAGCGGTGACATATTGCCAGGCAAGTCTTGGAGCGTGACGTTTGCAGAGCCTGGATTCTATAGGATCTTTGATGACAAGTACCAATGGATGGACACAACAATTTTCGTGACCCAAGAATCCAGCTCAAAAACTCTGGGCTCTGGAAATCCACGCAACTAG
- a CDS encoding SAM-dependent methyltransferase has translation MAQVYAVGVGPGSSRYVTGIVKDVIQNCDIVIGYKYTLNTIDSLIKGKQVHEITMKNQEEAYQEVAKTLGDKKLVIPFTGDVNFSESEVVDRLIEVFGDVEIIPGISAIQVAASKARVPLDKSKVITMHVTTTIEEKKLELQKALIDGFSVVLVPRPWPKVPEKHFMQSEIAHYLRKNGFDTTSLKVHVFEFLTTERETEFVGTVKDLEGREFSDLSVMVINQSSLESYINF, from the coding sequence ATGGCCCAAGTTTATGCGGTAGGTGTCGGACCTGGCTCCAGCAGATATGTCACAGGAATCGTCAAGGATGTAATACAGAATTGTGACATCGTTATTGGTTACAAGTATACTCTAAACACAATAGACTCACTGATCAAAGGAAAACAAGTCCATGAAATAACAATGAAAAATCAGGAAGAGGCATATCAAGAAGTCGCTAAAACACTTGGCGACAAAAAATTAGTTATTCCATTTACCGGCGATGTTAATTTTTCTGAGTCAGAGGTCGTAGACAGGTTGATCGAAGTTTTTGGCGATGTCGAAATAATCCCCGGAATTAGTGCGATTCAGGTTGCTGCATCAAAGGCCAGAGTTCCACTGGACAAATCCAAGGTAATCACGATGCACGTAACCACCACAATTGAAGAAAAAAAACTTGAATTGCAAAAGGCACTCATTGATGGATTTAGTGTCGTTTTGGTTCCACGACCATGGCCAAAAGTGCCTGAAAAACACTTTATGCAGTCAGAGATTGCTCATTACCTCAGAAAAAACGGCTTTGATACCACGAGCCTAAAGGTACATGTTTTTGAATTTTTGACCACAGAGCGAGAAACAGAGTTTGTAGGTACGGTCAAAGATTTGGAAGGAAGGGAGTTTTCCGATCTTTCCGTAATGGTGATCAATCAGTCTAGTTTAGAGTCATACATTAATTTCTAG
- a CDS encoding peptidylprolyl isomerase has translation MLRLGLVFSLAFVVVFLGILPVSAQTTEISDKVVVLQTQSGDMVIELFPNDAPKTVANFLNLTEHQVYDRTVFHRVIKDFMIQGGDPKSKPGASEHFSDWGTGDVGYTIPGEFNTIKHKRGIVSMARGFDPDSASSQFFIVHEDSFFLDQNYAAFGRLATNTSYETLDKIANLTTGGEQMNNRPIDFEKGEILKAEVKKRAEIPDLLDLGEPDRVESFTNQNTQEYSAEKFDISFLAPAGWLVQEPPQKTPNSPDIVAVGPKIAGFTPAISISVKAANGTSLDDYSNEIKNSLQKTIDAGNLSILSEDKTAINGNEAITKVMLAKFNTGSGQINVKFKETIIKAKDKFYILTYTNSDRNFDSALDKFSQVVDSFKTTAAKTPNPDSSEKSGCLIATAAYGSELAPQVQLLREIRDNVLGTNSGTSFMTAFNAVYYSFSPTISDWERQSPIFKDAVRITLQPLLSSLSILNYVDIDSEQEMLGYGIGVILLNIGMYFVVPAIIIVKSKNKIQKFIAKT, from the coding sequence ATGTTGAGATTAGGACTGGTTTTCTCTCTTGCATTCGTGGTTGTATTTTTAGGAATCCTACCCGTTTCTGCTCAAACCACCGAAATATCAGACAAGGTAGTAGTCTTACAAACACAATCAGGCGATATGGTAATTGAGCTTTTTCCAAACGATGCACCAAAAACCGTTGCAAATTTTTTAAACCTAACCGAACACCAAGTTTATGACAGAACTGTTTTTCATAGAGTCATAAAAGATTTTATGATTCAGGGTGGAGATCCAAAATCAAAACCTGGCGCATCTGAACATTTTTCAGATTGGGGAACCGGTGATGTGGGATATACAATTCCCGGCGAATTTAATACAATTAAGCACAAACGTGGAATCGTCTCAATGGCACGCGGCTTTGATCCGGACAGTGCAAGCTCACAGTTTTTCATTGTTCATGAAGACTCGTTCTTTTTAGATCAAAACTATGCCGCCTTTGGGCGTTTAGCAACAAACACTAGCTACGAAACCCTTGATAAAATTGCCAACCTGACAACTGGGGGGGAGCAGATGAACAATCGCCCAATTGATTTTGAAAAGGGTGAAATTTTAAAAGCTGAAGTAAAAAAGCGCGCAGAAATTCCAGACCTACTTGATTTGGGTGAGCCAGATAGGGTAGAGTCGTTTACAAATCAGAATACGCAGGAATACTCCGCCGAAAAGTTTGACATTTCATTTCTTGCGCCTGCTGGCTGGCTAGTGCAGGAACCGCCTCAGAAAACTCCAAACTCTCCAGATATCGTTGCAGTAGGTCCAAAAATTGCTGGCTTTACCCCCGCCATCTCCATATCTGTAAAAGCTGCCAACGGAACATCGCTTGACGATTATTCAAACGAGATCAAAAATTCTCTACAAAAGACAATAGACGCTGGAAATCTCTCAATTTTGTCAGAAGACAAAACAGCAATCAATGGAAATGAGGCTATTACTAAAGTCATGCTGGCAAAATTCAACACAGGCAGTGGGCAAATCAATGTAAAGTTCAAAGAAACAATAATCAAGGCCAAAGACAAATTCTACATCCTTACCTACACAAACAGCGACAGAAATTTCGACAGCGCTCTTGACAAATTCAGCCAAGTTGTTGATTCCTTCAAGACGACGGCAGCAAAAACTCCAAATCCCGATAGCTCAGAAAAGTCTGGATGCCTTATTGCAACTGCGGCATATGGCTCTGAGCTTGCGCCACAAGTACAGCTGTTGAGGGAGATACGAGATAACGTTCTGGGCACAAACTCCGGAACCTCATTTATGACTGCATTTAACGCAGTTTACTATTCCTTCAGCCCAACCATATCTGATTGGGAAAGACAAAGCCCAATATTCAAAGATGCAGTAAGGATTACACTTCAGCCGCTTTTGTCATCACTTTCAATTTTGAACTATGTTGATATTGACTCTGAGCAGGAAATGCTGGGATATGGTATAGGTGTGATCTTACTTAACATCGGAATGTACTTTGTAGTTCCTGCAATTATTATCGTAAAGTCAAAAAATAAAATTCAGAAGTTTATTGCAAAAACCTAG
- a CDS encoding DoxX family protein — MDAVIRQGKLHDITHFGIRAAIGVIFMVHGSQKFNPGFVGFLTSLGIPAEMQIPIALAEFVPGILLIIGVLTRISSALLSIVMLGAIFLVKQAASLTGERGFEIDLILLAGNLAIIAIGPGRVSLSHALKKIPRFLQ; from the coding sequence ATGGATGCAGTAATTCGTCAAGGCAAACTTCATGATATTACTCATTTTGGAATAAGGGCTGCAATTGGCGTAATTTTCATGGTACATGGCTCCCAAAAATTCAATCCTGGATTTGTTGGATTTTTGACAAGCCTTGGCATCCCAGCAGAAATGCAAATTCCTATCGCGCTTGCAGAATTTGTGCCAGGAATTCTGTTAATTATTGGTGTTTTGACCAGAATTTCCTCTGCATTATTATCCATAGTTATGCTTGGAGCAATTTTCCTAGTAAAGCAAGCTGCAAGCCTGACTGGTGAGCGTGGATTTGAGATTGACTTGATCTTGCTGGCAGGAAACCTGGCAATAATTGCAATAGGACCAGGTCGGGTATCCCTTTCCCATGCATTAAAGAAAATTCCTAGGTTTTTGCAATAA
- a CDS encoding class I SAM-dependent methyltransferase, protein MTKSKKLTHLEYKKRLIKIWNEVAPRYHERWAKYDIGPFRSSSELVKLADIRPGHMVLDLACGTGAITKRIAAKVGSSGTVVGVDSSISAIKIAKKEINNKTNLDFVLSDAEFIKFNKKFDVVTCQYALFFFPKAGKVLRNIKQYLKKNGTLALTLHGNKDTVPYFSSILDVVEKFIPDYVPQGTPNLDRFGTSSNLKKTISASGFTDIRILEYTFTYRPGTFSDYWQNYLKYLAKPLKEKIKTLSAEQRGKMKDQIKQNTLPYTKKSGQIVFPWKILILTAKKP, encoded by the coding sequence TTGACAAAATCAAAGAAACTGACTCATTTAGAATACAAAAAACGATTAATCAAAATCTGGAATGAGGTTGCCCCAAGATACCATGAGAGATGGGCAAAGTACGACATTGGCCCGTTTAGGAGCAGTTCAGAGCTAGTAAAACTGGCTGATATTCGGCCAGGTCATATGGTTCTGGATTTGGCTTGCGGAACTGGTGCCATCACAAAAAGAATTGCTGCAAAGGTGGGTTCATCTGGCACAGTTGTGGGCGTTGACAGCTCCATATCTGCAATTAAGATTGCAAAAAAAGAAATCAACAACAAAACTAATCTGGACTTTGTCTTATCAGATGCAGAATTTATAAAATTCAATAAAAAATTTGATGTAGTTACGTGCCAATACGCGCTGTTCTTTTTTCCAAAGGCGGGCAAAGTCTTACGCAACATCAAACAGTATTTGAAAAAAAATGGAACGTTGGCACTAACATTGCACGGGAATAAAGACACAGTTCCATATTTTAGTAGCATTTTGGATGTGGTAGAAAAATTCATACCCGATTATGTTCCACAAGGAACGCCAAACCTTGATAGATTTGGAACCAGTTCTAATCTAAAAAAAACCATTTCAGCATCAGGCTTTACCGACATCAGAATACTGGAATATACCTTTACCTACCGTCCTGGAACATTTTCTGACTACTGGCAAAATTATCTCAAATATCTTGCAAAACCTCTAAAAGAAAAAATCAAAACGTTATCTGCGGAGCAAAGGGGAAAAATGAAGGACCAAATCAAGCAAAACACGCTTCCCTACACAAAAAAGAGTGGGCAGATCGTATTCCCATGGAAAATTCTCATATTAACTGCAAAAAAACCTTAA
- a CDS encoding M24 family metallopeptidase, which translates to MEERRKRLLKYAHGLDCDVLVSFEPENLYYMTGFWGEAIGILEKNGQTTIISPELEVGRAEEESVDCKVITAERGVGLISSLASKVKNSKVCTDCQNYPTMESLKKSISSIKYSTDPFYRAREVKDSKEITILKKASQIIDEMYELCVKKIKTGLRESELQSILMSFAMEREMFSTGYRSTLNPLIIAGGPNGALPHAQVTRRKFARGDMIVVDLTLRYKGYVSDATRTFGLGTISDNAKEVYEIVKESQRVGLKNVRIGASCKSIDDACRNYIDKKNYGQYFIHSTGHGIGLEVHEFPTISQKSQTILQKDMAITVEPGIYIPKKFGVRIEDSVIVKDRPMVLHKFTKDLVII; encoded by the coding sequence TTGGAAGAACGACGAAAAAGGCTCCTCAAATATGCTCACGGTCTAGATTGTGATGTTTTGGTATCTTTTGAGCCTGAAAACCTCTATTACATGACTGGTTTTTGGGGTGAGGCAATCGGCATATTAGAAAAAAACGGCCAGACCACCATAATTTCGCCTGAGCTCGAAGTTGGAAGGGCAGAAGAAGAATCCGTTGATTGTAAAGTGATCACGGCAGAGCGCGGCGTTGGTTTGATTTCCAGTTTGGCATCAAAAGTAAAAAACAGCAAAGTATGCACAGATTGCCAGAATTATCCTACCATGGAATCGCTCAAAAAATCTATTTCCTCCATAAAATATTCGACTGATCCATTTTATCGGGCACGCGAAGTAAAAGACTCTAAAGAAATTACCATTCTAAAGAAGGCATCGCAAATAATTGACGAAATGTACGAGCTCTGTGTCAAAAAAATAAAGACAGGATTACGGGAATCAGAGCTTCAGTCTATTTTGATGTCTTTTGCCATGGAACGCGAGATGTTTAGTACCGGATACAGATCAACTTTGAATCCTCTGATAATTGCAGGAGGACCAAACGGTGCATTGCCTCATGCACAGGTAACTAGAAGAAAATTTGCTAGGGGGGATATGATAGTAGTTGATCTCACACTACGTTACAAAGGATATGTTAGTGATGCGACTAGAACGTTTGGTTTAGGAACCATCAGTGATAATGCAAAAGAAGTCTACGAGATAGTAAAGGAATCACAGAGGGTCGGTTTAAAAAATGTAAGAATTGGAGCGTCGTGCAAATCAATAGATGATGCGTGCAGAAATTATATTGATAAAAAAAATTATGGCCAATATTTTATTCATTCAACTGGACACGGAATTGGGCTTGAAGTGCACGAATTCCCGACAATAAGCCAAAAAAGTCAGACAATTTTGCAAAAGGACATGGCAATAACCGTAGAGCCGGGCATCTACATTCCAAAAAAGTTTGGAGTAAGAATAGAAGACTCTGTTATTGTAAAAGACAGGCCGATGGTTTTGCATAAATTTACAAAAGATCTAGTGATCATCTAA
- a CDS encoding tRNA (5-methylaminomethyl-2-thiouridylate)-methyltransferase — protein MLEENTGKRKVVALLSGGLDSQLAVKMMQSQGFEVSAVAIKTPFCDFDCGRGCGFEIRERADTLGVNLKTVYLGDEYIEMLKNPKHGFGSGMNPCIDCRSMMFKAAKKHMDEIGADFIISGEVLGQRPMSQHGPALKTIEKESELEGYIVRPLSGALLPKTIPEENGLIKRENLGMIRGRTRRMQLQMAQEYGIENPPNAGGGCLLTDPAFAIRAKDLFAHTDNPTTNDIDLLKIGRHFRLDKTTKLIVGRNQDENNMIKALALPNDIVFYAKDHVGPNALLRGDNVENHKQITAAITLRYSDAPKETPGTIIVEKANDKSEISVIRAEEPEYLQYRV, from the coding sequence ATGTTGGAAGAAAACACGGGAAAAAGAAAAGTTGTAGCATTACTTTCAGGCGGTTTAGATAGTCAGCTTGCGGTAAAAATGATGCAAAGCCAGGGCTTTGAAGTATCCGCAGTTGCGATCAAGACTCCATTTTGTGATTTTGATTGTGGAAGAGGATGCGGTTTTGAAATTAGGGAAAGAGCAGATACGCTCGGTGTCAACCTGAAAACTGTTTACCTTGGAGATGAATACATTGAGATGTTAAAGAATCCAAAACATGGATTTGGATCGGGTATGAATCCCTGCATTGACTGCAGATCGATGATGTTCAAGGCTGCAAAAAAACACATGGATGAGATCGGAGCTGATTTTATCATTTCAGGAGAAGTATTGGGACAAAGACCAATGAGTCAACATGGGCCAGCACTGAAAACCATAGAAAAAGAATCAGAATTGGAAGGATACATAGTAAGACCACTGTCTGGCGCACTGTTGCCAAAAACAATACCTGAAGAAAACGGTTTGATCAAAAGAGAAAACTTGGGTATGATTCGAGGCCGCACAAGAAGAATGCAATTGCAAATGGCACAGGAATATGGAATTGAGAATCCTCCAAATGCAGGGGGCGGATGTCTTCTTACAGATCCTGCATTTGCAATACGTGCAAAAGATCTTTTTGCACACACTGATAACCCAACAACAAACGACATTGACTTACTAAAAATAGGAAGACACTTTCGTCTTGATAAAACAACAAAACTAATTGTGGGAAGAAATCAGGACGAGAACAACATGATTAAAGCTCTGGCATTGCCAAATGATATTGTGTTTTACGCAAAAGACCATGTTGGACCAAACGCACTTTTGCGTGGTGACAACGTTGAAAACCACAAACAAATTACTGCCGCGATAACATTGCGCTATTCCGATGCTCCAAAAGAAACCCCGGGAACCATAATAGTTGAAAAAGCCAACGACAAATCGGAAATCTCAGTAATCAGAGCAGAAGAACCTGAATATCTCCAGTACAGGGTTTAG
- the sepF gene encoding cell division protein SepF → MQKQESPTYLKAITIRDPSDIHSIKDDMKKNMILILRVTPLAQKDVEQLRKLVEELYSLAKNHDADIARLGEERIIVTPPGVKIWKPEYDLK, encoded by the coding sequence ATGCAAAAACAGGAAAGCCCAACATACCTAAAGGCAATTACGATTCGTGACCCAAGTGACATTCATTCAATAAAAGATGACATGAAAAAAAACATGATACTCATACTACGGGTTACTCCGCTTGCACAAAAAGACGTAGAGCAACTACGAAAACTAGTTGAGGAATTGTATAGTCTGGCAAAAAACCATGATGCCGACATTGCAAGATTGGGCGAAGAAAGAATAATCGTTACACCACCAGGCGTTAAAATCTGGAAACCGGAATACGATCTAAAATAA
- a CDS encoding proteasome subunit beta, with translation MSTNVEEKILHGTTTVGIKATDGVILCADMRASAGYFIANNNTMKIQQLAKHAGLTLAGGVADAQNITDVLRYHAAIHRVQKNENIPIKSLARLCSLLFHQNRGYPFIADILIGGYDKNGPALLNIDMFGSVEEKKYVTTGSGSPVAYGLLEEEYKDNLTTEQAKVIALRAVKAAIVRNIGTGDGINVAVIDKDGFRLLTKEQKKAIIAL, from the coding sequence TTGTCAACTAATGTAGAAGAGAAGATTTTACACGGAACTACCACAGTAGGTATCAAGGCTACTGATGGAGTAATCCTTTGCGCAGATATGCGTGCAAGCGCAGGCTATTTCATTGCCAACAACAATACCATGAAAATCCAGCAACTGGCAAAGCACGCAGGTTTGACATTAGCAGGTGGTGTCGCTGATGCACAAAACATAACAGACGTCTTACGCTATCATGCAGCCATACACCGAGTCCAAAAGAACGAGAATATTCCAATCAAATCCCTTGCAAGACTCTGTTCGCTTTTGTTCCATCAGAACAGAGGCTATCCGTTTATTGCAGACATTTTGATTGGCGGATATGACAAAAACGGCCCTGCACTTCTAAACATAGACATGTTTGGCTCAGTTGAGGAGAAGAAATACGTAACCACCGGCAGCGGGTCTCCTGTGGCATATGGTCTATTGGAAGAAGAGTACAAGGACAATCTTACAACTGAACAGGCCAAGGTCATAGCGTTACGTGCTGTAAAGGCAGCAATCGTAAGAAATATTGGAACTGGTGACGGCATTAATGTCGCAGTTATCGACAAAGATGGATTCCGTCTTTTGACAAAAGAGCAAAAGAAAGCAATAATCGCACTATAG
- a CDS encoding sn-glycerol-1-phosphate dehydrogenase — MELPRLIVIGNKNLGSIGKFLHSLNEPKKVSVISGRHVKKIIQHKFQKSLLKAGIKNIWHDANNNDETSIDKIQNDVKKDKSDLIIGMGGGRSVDIAKMISFNLEKPFVSVPTAASHDGIASPFVSIRGDKPHSVVATAPLGVFVDIDVIKKAPKKLLASGCGDLIAKITAVRDWEIGRDKTGEYFGRYSANLASMSAKILLEASEKRKVPDIREIVEALISAGVASCIAGSSRPCSGAEHLFSHALDKIAPGIGLHGEKCGIGAIMMAKLQGQDWKKITNTLKNVGAPTTAKEIGLTQNLLTKALVIAQSLRPERYTILKEIRMTEKTALDLAKSTNVL, encoded by the coding sequence ATGGAGCTACCACGACTAATTGTGATCGGTAACAAAAACCTTGGAAGCATAGGAAAATTCCTACATTCCCTAAATGAGCCAAAAAAGGTCTCTGTAATTTCCGGCAGGCATGTTAAAAAAATAATTCAACACAAATTTCAAAAATCCTTACTCAAGGCCGGAATCAAAAACATCTGGCACGATGCCAATAACAACGATGAGACGTCAATAGACAAAATCCAGAATGACGTCAAAAAAGACAAGAGCGACCTAATCATTGGAATGGGCGGCGGCAGATCAGTGGACATTGCAAAAATGATCTCATTTAATCTGGAAAAACCGTTTGTCAGCGTACCTACCGCCGCATCACATGACGGAATCGCGAGTCCTTTTGTCTCCATACGTGGCGACAAACCGCATTCTGTTGTGGCAACCGCGCCGCTTGGTGTTTTTGTTGATATTGACGTGATTAAAAAGGCACCAAAGAAACTCTTGGCAAGTGGATGCGGTGATCTGATTGCAAAAATCACCGCAGTCAGGGACTGGGAAATCGGACGAGACAAAACAGGAGAATATTTTGGAAGATATTCTGCAAACCTTGCATCCATGAGTGCAAAAATCCTTCTAGAGGCATCAGAAAAGCGAAAAGTCCCAGACATAAGAGAAATAGTTGAGGCGTTGATCAGTGCAGGAGTTGCGTCGTGTATTGCGGGAAGCAGCAGACCGTGTTCTGGAGCAGAGCATCTCTTTTCCCATGCGCTAGATAAGATTGCCCCTGGAATAGGGCTTCATGGGGAGAAATGCGGAATTGGTGCAATCATGATGGCAAAACTGCAAGGACAAGATTGGAAAAAAATAACAAATACTTTGAAAAACGTCGGTGCGCCTACAACCGCAAAGGAAATCGGCCTGACACAAAACCTGCTTACAAAGGCACTTGTTATTGCACAGTCGCTAAGACCTGAAAGGTACACCATTCTAAAGGAAATTCGCATGACTGAAAAAACGGCCTTAGATCTTGCAAAAAGTACTAATGTACTGTGA